The genomic window TTCTTCCTAGACGATCAGATATAATAGTTCGGCAGCTAGAGCTGGTGGAGAGTTACCAACTCGCAGTTGAGAACCTCGGCACTCACCTTAATCCGCGCCTTCAGATTCTTCCTCGCCGATCAACCAAGAAGACGTTGACATCTTCATCCCCCCAAAAATCAGCAGATGGTAGCATGGGGACTACGGGTACTCGTCTTCCTTTCCTTAAGGATTGACATGTCTGACTTCAGCATATGGACTACAGTACATACTACATAAGTTGGGGACACTCTTGAACATTGTACATTTTACTGTAAGTCTTGGTAAATAAACTGTTTATATCGTTGATCATTTCTCATTTGCAATTTATGTGTTACCAATGCAATGCTCTTTCTTATTTACCCGAGGGGGTAACTCTGTAACATTGAGGGTGAGAGTGTGCAATCTGTAGATATTTCCTTACCTcttaataaatagaaatttctcaaatattCCACGTACACGCTTGAAAATGTAATTGAAATGATCGATTCTTATACACATACAAACTCTGTACCAAAACCCACATCTTCTCAAGATCGtaatacaaaaactaaaaccagaGGTCAATTTTAACAACATTTGCATATAGTATCGTAGTTGATTTCATTATTCATGGTAGAAGGGTTAACATACAGAAAgaccaaaaaacagaactcTCATTGCCACCTCTTATTCTGGAACGGGAATCAGACTTGGAACATAGACATAGCTACAATTATCCAGGTCATTGTAGTCCTCATCCGCTTCATGTCGTCCTGTCCGAATTCGTTTTGTAACCCCACCTTCGCCAATTTCGTAAAGAATGATGCTAGTATGATCATCATATTTTCCTACAAGTTGCTCGCACCATGCTATGATATTTCTGTTCTTGCCAATAAAGCACCCCGGAAGAGGCAGAATATCAATGGACCGGAACAACGGAATATCAGGGAGAGTCACACTGAAATATCTGCTGAACGAAACAACCTCATCACTCAACTTGTTTGTCACCGACACATGAATCTCCCTTGTTGCTTCATTTTGTTGTAACAGAGAAAGTCTATCTCCATTGAAACATCCTAATCGTTTGATATCCCAATAGAGTGGAGAATCGCATATGCGGTTGAATGTTTCCTTGGAGAAATCGAAACTTAAAATGAAGTTTTTCTTCTCCTGCAATTCAATCCAATACATACTTCCATTCACAGACACGCCGTCGACCTCAACATCTATTTCCCCATCAAACTTAGCCTCAATACTTCTCCACGAGCCAGAATTGAATTCATAGATCTGACACTTTGGAtatgattcatcatcatcatcatcaccaagaTAAGTAaacctcaagattttgtagtTATCACGAAATGTTTTGTCGTATCCAAACCCCAAGTAATCACTTCCCCAGTAACAAACCAACGGTGGTGACGGTTTGatccatttgatttttctcataACCGGATTCCAAACTGCAAGATTGGGGTCACTACCTAGTTCTTCGTAACACATGCCCAACATTAGACCATCACAGTGAATCAGAGTAAAATACTTGTGGCGAAGCTCGTTTGGGATTGTTGAAACGGCGAGGATTTCGGTCACGGGATCCAAGATTTGAACCCTCTCACGATTCTCGATTCTTAAGAACCGTTTCGTAGATTTATCCAAGTGCTTGTACATGAATCTCTTGTCGTTGCTGATGAGTTCGTACCATTTCTTGCACGTAGACTTGAATCGGAGCAAAGATTCTGCCGGAGTTCTCTGAAGTATCTCTAAGATTAAATCAAATGGCAAAGAAGAACCCATGGACGCTCGCTGTGAAAAGATCTGAATCGAAGCAAAGACTGATTCTTGAATAATAAAggtttcgtttttgttttctcttgtcaGGTCTAAGACTTTAAGCGCggatgacgaagaagaaaacgaactTATGAATCTTTTAACCTCATCGAACAGAGCAAGCAAACCGGTTACGGTTCAACATAACCAAAATTGTGAAGCTTTAACCATGATCTTGAAAATAAAGAGCAAAAGTTTTGACTTTGACCATTTTATTTGAGCAAGGAAACCGGTTACGGTTCAACCGAACCAAATTAAGGCCAAAATTGTGAACCCTGATCCTGAAAATTAAGGAGCAAAAGTTTTGACTTGGATAAGAATTCTTgtctctttctcctttatcCGGTAGGTTTTGGGATTCGTTAAATTGTGAGTGAACCGAAATTCGTTAAATTCATCAACTTGAGCAAACGAACCAGTTGCAGttcaaccaaaccaaaatggCGATGGTTTTTTAAGTGAAAAAGCAAGCGAATCGGCTACCCTTGAACCGGATCTCATATAGTAAGTATTTAGggtaatttaatttctttttcttgggtTCTAAGTTATCTTTCACTCGTAAGTCTcctgctttttcttcttcttattctaaTTTTTGGGTGCTTTTACTAAGATCCTTGCATAACTTCTTgtgaaatgaatatttttggaCGTAATATATGACCAAACATTGCATCTATTTTCCAAGTATGCACATGATGAACATACAATTGAAATGTTACATTTGTTCGTTGGAAGTGTTGAGGTCTTTCGATAATGATGCTTAGTTTCTCTGCTTTTGGGGTTTTAATAAATACTACATATGCGAATCTGGaccaaaacctaaaacttCTCAAGATCAttacaaataagaaaactgGTAGTTAATTAATGTCAATAACATCTCTGGATAGTACCTCAGTTGATTTCAACATAGTTGCATTGCATGGTAGAAGGACTAACCCTCATATATCTACCTCTTCTTTTGGAACCGGAGAGTACTTATCCAAGTGATTGTACATGAATCTCTTGCTGCTGACGAGATAGTATCATTGCTTGCACGTCCATTTGAATCGGTTTCAAAGATTCGGCGGGAATCTTGTAAAATATATCTTCTACTACATCAAGTGGGAACGACGGCTGCAACAAACGCTTTATGGAATCCATGGACGCTCTTTGCAAAAGGATTTGAATCGAATCAGAGACATTGATTCTTGATTATGAaggttttgttgtttcctttttcgttttctcagTTTGGTTTAAGAATTTAAGCGCGAACAAGGGAAGAGGGAAACAAGAGATCAATTTGTAAACCGAACCACATTGTGAATCTTTAACGGTTTATCCTCATTTTAGTAATACAGAGCAAGCGAACCGGCAACGTTTCAACCGAACCAAATGAAGACCAAACTCGTATGTATAGTCATTAGTCACTCTCACTCTCATTTTTTCCTCCGGGATTCAAATTTCGATCCTGTTAGAGGGGTTCACGATGGTTCGAGCGACGGTTCTGAATGTCGGTGATCACGCCAGTGAAGGTTCGAATCTAGTCTTGCTTACGAAATCTCTCTTCGCAATCTGTTCGTCTTCCTAGTTCtgtgttttaatttgaaatagaGAGCTCACATCTCGGGATTTTCAGATGGTTTTGTTCCGATTTAGATGCTAAATTGAGTCTCAGAAACCTAATAATACCTTTGTGGATCTTCGCTAATTGTTAGTGTTTCTCTTCGCATTCGattgtttcaatttcatttGCTTGGAATTTATGGGCGCAATGTTGTTTTTCATCGATTTTATGGGTTTCTTCAGTTTTTGCTCTAATTACACGAGAATGCTAGCCTTTCCATGATTAATTACGATTAGATTTGTTTGAAATCGGTAGGTGTGCGTACTAACAAAGCTAAAGGAGAGAAAATGGTTCTGGAACCTCCGATGAACAGTGCACAAAGACGAAAGTTGGGGGATATTACTAATTTGCAGAATCAGAAGAATCTAATGAATCAGGGAGCGAAGCATCAGCAACAAGCTATATTAATCTCTTCTAAAGAAAACGctgaaaatcttcaaaaggCACTGAGAAATTCTTCTGTTCGATATAGagaaatggattttttttccttgtcttTGACTGTGCTTATTCAGGCTCTTTATCAACATGTTTTTGCAGGAAAACACAAAGCTGATGAAAGTCGTCATGGAGAGAGAGTAATCTTTGttctaaaatatgaaaacttaTGAGTTTTGTGTACGTTTATTTGTTGCTAATacttattgttgttttgtgaCACAGTGGAATCAAAAGTGATCTGAAGAAACTTAGGATTGAATTTCAGAAGGTTCAAGAACAGAATTTGCTACTTGCCCAGGCTAACACTCGTATCTTGGCGGTACATCTCATCTTTGTATGGTTCAATTGGAGATGATTTTGAGAATTGAGTgtgatttcaaatttatttttcattattctttCCTGGCAGGAGTTCAATACAAGCAAAGACCAAGTATGCTTTTTCTGGAACTTAACTTGCTCAAACACAGGCTTTGATCATTGATTATAAGTTCCTCAGCTGAAATTTCTGTGCATTTCAGCTGAAGGTACTTCAGCACGAACTTGGTTGCAAGAATGGGTTAGTCATGGCCAGGAAAATGCTGCTTAAGGTATGTTATCGATTTGTATGTAATTTTCGATCACCATAATTGTAAACTAAGTTAATCACTcgtttgccaaaaaaaaaaaaagttaatcaCTTAAAAAATTGCCACATTTTCTTTCCAGGAGCAAACCCTTCCATGTACGCGTCATGCATCAAAAGTCAAGGTACTTATGATTATTGGCTTTTGTACTTATGGAATAGGACATTTCGACCCTACTGCTCCATTgttcttatgttttcttctgcATTGTTGTGACCTTCAGGCTCAAGCAAATGCTTGTGGTGGGGCTTGCAAAACCTTTCAGCCAAATGATGCAGATCATGAGCATGGTAAGATAAATCACAGTCAAAGATGAAATGTAACTCTTTCGGTTTTCATTGTTGGTTCTAGGAATCTCTTAGCGTGATCACCCTTAttgacttttttgtttcattttcagcTTCCGGGAGCTCCAACGCTAACTCATTGCAAAGAAATGAGAAAGCCAACAGTAAAAGGTTGGGTCTCTCTTGATGTTTCAACCATTGTCTTATAAAAACTTTTGGACAATCTTGTTATCCTGGatttcttgcttttctttATAGGAGAGTTTCTGGAAGGAAGAATCCCGCCAATTCCGAGGTATTAGATATAATTGGCAGATCGGGAGAGACATGTCAGATGGAAGACAACATTGACAACAAGAAGTTGGTCTCTGATAGTGACAATGATGCTGAAAACCATATAAATGACAATGTCCAAAGCAAAAGGTTTATTTATTCAAAGCGATTAGATaacgtaaatatatatttgtatttcaCTATCttatttttgcttcttcttttttgggttGTTTTTGCTACAGATATTGTGCAGGAAGACAGAGTAGCAGTTCTAAGACTCGAGAAGCCAGCCAAACAGAAACCTTGCAAAAGGTGGTTGACGCCAAAGAAATTAAGGGGGATGCAAGGTTTGTTTAACTGCCTTTTTccactttcaaatttgggaatAGCATTCAAAGTGGATGAAGAATAGTGGAACTGACTTGTGAGTATAcactttctctgtttcaaacAGGTTTTCTTTGACAAAGCATTCTGACTGGTTAAAATCTCAAGAACCTGAGCCATCTGAAAGCCTATACGAGTCAAGGTTGGTTAACTGTCCTTTTTCcagtttcaaattttggacTAACATCTAAAGCCTGTGAAGACTATTGGAAATGACTAGTGATTTTGCACTCTTTGTTTCAAGCAGGTTCCCTTTGAGAAGGCGTTCTGCCCGGTTAAAATCTCAAGAACCTGAGCCATCTGAAAGCTTCCATGACTCAATAGAGACAACCAAGAGGAGGAGGTCGGCAATAAGGTTAGGCTCTGTTTATAACTACTGTACCCTTCTGAAGGTTGATATAGTGCGATATGATCTTTTGCAGGTCTGCTATGTTTAATATCCAAGAGCTGGGCGTTATTCAAAACTTGAACGGTTTACCTGATGATCAAGAGATTGCTGCAAAGGCCAGGTTTGTAGAAGCACATGTTATTTCCTTTTCCACTAACATATCCCTGAACCAAGTACACTTATGCCATTTGcggtgttttctttttctttctttgtggaTGTCATTTCAGATGCTCTGCACGTGAACAGTCTACCGGGTCTAAACCCGAAGCAGTAGAACCACATGACACAAAAGAGATAATCGGGAAAAGCAGGTTTTGTAGTGATAGATAATTGTCTGTATTCTGCAGTATTACAGACTAAAGTGTTAAGACTGTTATCTAATGCGATTTTATTTTCCGCAGGATATCTTTGAGAAGACAGTCTGCGAGGTTTAATTTCCAAGAGCTGGGCGTGACTGAAAACTTGAATGGTCCACATGATGATCAAACGATTGCTGCAAATGCCAGGTTTGTAGTAGCTTCACATgttctttccttttccaaTCCTCTTGACTTATAACTTATTCATAAACCAAGTACATTTATGCTACTTCCTCTGATTTCTTTATGGATGTCATTTTAGATGCTGTGCAAGTGAACAGTCTATCGGGTCTAAACCCGAAGCAGTAGAACCACATGACATTGAAGAGAGAATCGGGAAAATCAGGTTTGTAGTGAATATAGATCAATTTTCTATATTCCGTTAAAGTAAAGACGTAAGAATTTTTATCTAAACTGGTATACTTGACAGAGTCTCTTCAAGAAGACAATCTGCAAACATTGAAACTCCGAGAGCCATCAAAGAACCTGCAAATCCGCCTTTGCATGATGACAATGTTGAGGAGTCTAGTCAGATATCATGTTCAGTTTCAATGGAGCTtaaaagagaatcaaagaagaaaccaacagGCGACGAATCAGAGGAAATGAGAAAAACAACTGTTGGAAGACCTTCAAGGCAAGCTgctgaaaaaatcaaatcgtACAAGGAACCTTCACTTAAGGAGAAGATGCGAGGGGGCTTCTGAGTCTTGCTAAGATCGAATACCCTCTCGTCAGCCTCGTATGTATTGGATTCTGCGACTTCACTTTTGTTCAGTGAGCTATTGCTCAATGCTGTAGATCACAATGTATATTCGTAGTTGCTTGTAGATAAAGCTAGCGAGTGGTCTTGCTACTGTACATGAAGCGGATTGGACGGTTTAATTCGGTTTGATGGAGAACCCCTCTGTGTACTCTGCTAAGTAAATTCTTTCACAATCTCATTTGTAAAGGggtgaaataatattttcttcatttttttcttacagtaaataaattagtaaaaacaaGCTCTCTAATTATATCATGGGTAATAAAACTCGAGCGgtggtaaaacaaaaacctgaCAGTTTTGAGTTGACAACGAACCCCATAATTCAAAGATTGGGAGACAGTGAAAAGTACACAAGTGAATCACGGTACGCAATCTACCGCCTTATTTCTTAAAAGATAATTCTAAggatttttgttcttttcttgttgttttcctATAAAAGGTTTAATAATTGTTACTTTAAAGGTTTTGATTTATCAGATAAACGAATGGCTAACGACTACGTTTCCActgttctgcttcttcttaGCCTCCTTATCTTCTTGAGTCAGCGTACTGATTCTGCCTCTATCGTCAAGTCTCTTCCTGGTTTTGATGGCCCTCTTCCCTTTGAACTCGAAACCGGGTTTGTTTTCCTCTCTTCCTGTGATTGTTTTATCTGTTGTTCTGAGTTTGGAAATAATCTTAAGTATGTATGAATATGATTCTGTGTGAATGAAAAGGTATATTGGTGTtggtgaggaagaggaagtgcAGTTGTTTTACTACTTTATCAAGTCTGAGAGGAATCCACAAGAAGATCCTCTTCTACTCTGGTTAAGTGGAGGACCTGGTTGCTCTTCTATCTCTGGTCTTCTTTACGAGAATGGTAATATCTAACAcatcacttctttttttaactcatAGTTATCATGTTATGTTGTGTCTCTCTCTGCTTCGTTTtctgtgatttgttttgttaggtTTGGAGCTTAAAAGATTGTCTTTCTCAAACCTTAAACGATGtacactctgttttttttacttaatagAATAGAAAACATTGAATCTCGTGTCTCTAAACCGCCAAAGATGCCAACCTTTCCTGCGTTTTGAGATAAGACAAACACACCTTTAAGCCTTGATATCACAAAGGGACAAAGAGCAAAAACAGCTGTTCCAATTTGTGGTCCAAGCTTTTAACCGACttgagttcttttttttttttgggcaaacaACCGACTTGAGTTCTTCTCACACTAACTAGAGTTCAAATTGGTCTCGTTTTAGCTTGATCCTCACGTGCTCATCTCCACATGTTTGAATCAGGGCCTGTGAATGTGAAGATTGAGGTTTACAATGGAACTCTTCCTTCCTTGGTCTCTACTACATATTCATGGACTAAGGTAGCATAAGGTGTTTGTTTCCACATGATGGTCTATGCTCAGATCTTTTAAGCTGtgtatcatttttttctcaggTTTCGAGTATAATATATTTGGATCAGCCTGTTGGAACTGGCTTCTCCTACTCAAGAACTAAACTTGTTAACAAACCCAGTGATTCAGGAGAAGCCAAGAGAATCCACGAGTTTCTTCACAAGGTGAAAGACTAACTTAATTGTctcttgaaaacattttttctttgtgcaTAGATACTTAGGAGGTTTTTCTGGTTGTTGTGCAGTGGCTAGGCAAGCATCAAGAGTTTTCCTCCAACCCTTTCTATGTCGGTGGGGATTCTTATTGTGGTATGGTCATTCCGGCACTCGTTCAAGAAATCTCAAAAGGTATGATTTTATTTCTGCAAATCAATCTCCAAGCCCTTTGCTGTttctatatcaaatatttctcTTTATAACAGTATAAACATGATGATGCAGGAAACTATGTATGCTGCAAACCTCCAATAAATCTTCAGGTTCATCGGTGTTTGTTGCTTCTTATATGATAGCTTATTAAGCATTGAAAAATTGATAGACTTCGTCCTTGGTACACTGACAAAAAAACAGGGCTATATTCTTGGAAACCCATCAACAGAAAATGAAGTTGATATTAATTATCGCATTCCATATGCTCATGGAATGGCACTGATCTCTGATGAACTCTATGAGGTATGGAAACATGAAATGTTTTGACCTCTTGTCCCCACAATGAAAGTAGATAATAAGCAAttcaaaaatcttattttcttgcaGTCAATGAAGAGAATCTGCaaaggaaaatatgaaaatgttgaTCCACGTAACACAAAATGCTTGAAACTCGTTGGAGAATATCAGAAggtatacacacacacactcatGGAAATGCTAGATGATGTTCTGTTCTTCCTAGTAATCACTAATAGAGacttttgtgttatttgtAGTGCActaaaagaataaacaaaGCACTTATAATAACGCCAGAGTGTGTAGACACATCTCCTGATTGCTATGTAAGTAATCCATCTTGTACTCTTTTCAACCATTGAGACGTATTTTACAAGGTTGCGTTTGCAGATGTATCGGTATTTGTTAACTACCTACTGGGCCAATGATGAGAATGTGCAAAGAGCTCTTCATGTCAATAAGGTAATATTATACATGACAAAAGGTcaaatttttcatatttttggtAACAAAGTGTCGAACTCTTTATGAGAATCTATGATTGCAGGGGAGTATAGGGGAATGGGTACGTTGTTATTTTGAGATACCTTACAATCATGACATTAAAAGCAGTGTACCGTACCACATGAATAACAGCATCGATGGATATGCATCTCTCATCTTCAGGTCAGGTTTAAACTCTAGCTTTTGAAGAATTacttcaaaattcaaatactttTTTGTAAACTTTGTGAAGTTTTTTGTGTAAACAGTGGTGATCACGACATGGAAGTACCTTACCTTGGAACTCAAGCTTGGATTAGGTCTCTTAATTATTCTCTCATTGATGACTGGAGACCTTGGATGATAGGAGATCAAATCGCTGGGTATTACCGTTTCTTTTGTTTCGATGGGCTCTCTTTGTTAACTAATTCTATTGTTGTATGAACTCATTAGACTCTTCTATTTGTTGCAGATACACGAGGACCTATGCCAATAAGATGGCATTTGCTACTATCAAAGCAAGTCTTTTcctttagtttcatttcaaatcAACGTTTTGAGTGCAGTTTTCACAATA from Arabidopsis thaliana chromosome 3, partial sequence includes these protein-coding regions:
- a CDS encoding F-box and associated interaction domains-containing protein (F-box and associated interaction domains-containing protein; CONTAINS InterPro DOMAIN/s: F-box domain, cyclin-like (InterPro:IPR001810), F-box domain, Skp2-like (InterPro:IPR022364), F-box associated domain, type 1 (InterPro:IPR006527), F-box associated interaction domain (InterPro:IPR017451); BEST Arabidopsis thaliana protein match is: F-box and associated interaction domains-containing protein (TAIR:AT4G04690.1); Has 1931 Blast hits to 1909 proteins in 49 species: Archae - 0; Bacteria - 0; Metazoa - 0; Fungi - 0; Plants - 1929; Viruses - 0; Other Eukaryotes - 2 (source: NCBI BLink).) yields the protein MGSSLPFDLILEILQRTPAESLLRFKSTCKKWYELISNDKRFMYKHLDKSTKRFLRIENRERVQILDPVTEILAVSTIPNELRHKYFTLIHCDGLMLGMCYEELGSDPNLAVWNPVMRKIKWIKPSPPLVCYWGSDYLGFGYDKTFRDNYKILRFTYLGDDDDDESYPKCQIYEFNSGSWRSIEAKFDGEIDVEVDGVSVNGSMYWIELQEKKNFILSFDFSKETFNRICDSPLYWDIKRLGCFNGDRLSLLQQNEATREIHVSVTNKLSDEVVSFSRYFSVTLPDIPLFRSIDILPLPGCFIGKNRNIIAWCEQLVGKYDDHTSIILYEIGEGGVTKRIRTGRHEADEDYNDLDNCSYVYVPSLIPVPE
- a CDS encoding uncharacterized protein (unknown protein; Has 30201 Blast hits to 17322 proteins in 780 species: Archae - 12; Bacteria - 1396; Metazoa - 17338; Fungi - 3422; Plants - 5037; Viruses - 0; Other Eukaryotes - 2996 (source: NCBI BLink).), producing the protein MRVRVTNDYTYEFGLHLVRLKRCRFACSVLLK
- a CDS encoding Shugoshin C terminus (Shugoshin C terminus; FUNCTIONS IN: molecular_function unknown; INVOLVED IN: meiotic chromosome segregation; LOCATED IN: chromosome, centromeric region, nucleus; CONTAINS InterPro DOMAIN/s: Shugoshin, C-terminal (InterPro:IPR011515); BEST Arabidopsis thaliana protein match is: Shugoshin C terminus (TAIR:AT5G04320.2); Has 30201 Blast hits to 17322 proteins in 780 species: Archae - 12; Bacteria - 1396; Metazoa - 17338; Fungi - 3422; Plants - 5037; Viruses - 0; Other Eukaryotes - 2996 (source: NCBI BLink).) yields the protein MVRATVLNVGDHASEGVRTNKAKGEKMVLEPPMNSAQRRKLGDITNLQNQKNLMNQGAKHQQQAILISSKENAENLQKENTKLMKVVMERDGIKSDLKKLRIEFQKVQEQNLLLAQANTRILAEFNTSKDQLKVLQHELGCKNGLVMARKMLLKEQTLPCTRHASKVKAQANACGGACKTFQPNDADHEHASGSSNANSLQRNEKANSKRRVSGRKNPANSEVLDIIGRSGETCQMEDNIDNKKLVSDSDNDAENHINDNVQSKRYCAGRQSSSSKTREASQTETLQKVVDAKEIKGDARFSLTKHSDWLKSQEPEPSESLYESRFPLRRRSARLKSQEPEPSESFHDSIETTKRRRSAIRSAMFNIQELGVIQNLNGLPDDQEIAAKARCSAREQSTGSKPEAVEPHDTKEIIGKSRISLRRQSARFNFQELGVTENLNGPHDDQTIAANARCCASEQSIGSKPEAVEPHDIEERIGKIRVSSRRQSANIETPRAIKEPANPPLHDDNVEESSQISCSVSMELKRESKKKPTGDESEEMRKTTVGRPSRQAAEKIKSYKEPSLKEKMRGGF
- a CDS encoding Shugoshin C terminus translates to MVRATVLNVGDHASEGVRTNKAKGEKMVLEPPMNSAQRRKLGDITNLQNQKNLMNQGAKHQQQAILISSKENAENLQKENTKLMKVVMERDGIKSDLKKLRIEFQKVQEQNLLLAQANTRILAEFNTSKDQLKVLQHELGCKNGLVMARKMLLKEQTLPCTRHASKVKAQANACGGACKTFQPNDADHEHASGSSNANSLQRNEKANSKRRVSGRKNPANSEVLDIIGRSGETCQMEDNIDNKKLVSDSDNDAENHINDNVQSKRYCAGRQSSSSKTREASQTETLQKVVDAKEIKGDARFSLTKHSDWLKSQEPEPSESLYESRFPLRRRSARLKSQEPEPSESFHDSIETTKRRRSAIRSAMFNIQELGVIQNLNGLPDDQEIAAKARCSAREQSTGSKPEAVEPHDTKEIIGKSRFCSDR